The proteins below are encoded in one region of Vanessa tameamea isolate UH-Manoa-2023 chromosome Z, ilVanTame1 primary haplotype, whole genome shotgun sequence:
- the LOC113404203 gene encoding mediator of RNA polymerase II transcription subunit 23 isoform X2, which produces MADSQVANIVNEILRVETVEEAFSCFLVHKQDQENERLSVYQKKLCAVMSTPSADLQESAIRQYLTLTAVLTNRYKMKQLLGLLENLVNTNVLQARMLCDCILTSEKLVYKNSDYWIECFNLIRRIIGGVDYKGVREIMKGCREKAQTLPVRLNSSTMPQMKALYNVIEYIFDRNASLLPAYFIVTEIQKDYPDNNHWPHWQLAKLLTMFVESFKPCAQMVSIIGHSQMLPVVEFSGYADHLINPWRLDPTTLKFSLKGNLPYDDELLKPQIALLRHVLQQPYSRDMMCSMLGLQKQHKQRCIALEDQLVELMILPMERSEQENEDDEMSSTHWCWLHLSSQVIYLILIGFASFPNIVMGLHNKLIGHDLKKGRDHLMWVLLQFISGSIQRNPLSNFLPIIKLHELLYPEKEPLPVPDCTRAHCTHQMAVVCIWMHLLKKAESEHKTMTMPQNLKVQYEFLQHLMTSNNTPTLMGSDYRIALLCNAYSTNQEYYSRPMGIIIETLFGSQKAMPNGNPATPLPTVPLSMCILDSLTLHCKMSLIHSIVTHVAKLAQNKTNIPGSNMMAPALVETYSRLLVYTEIESLGIKGFINQLLPNVFKSHAWGILHNLLDMFSYRIHHIQPHYRVTLLSNIHSLAAYPQANQNQLQLCFESTALRLITSLGSSGVQLQMSRVVSEPKSLVSSESEELNRVLVLTLARGIYMTGAGNDGAAVKELLTTIMTNTPHLWSQHTLQCFPPVLVEFFSQNPAPKENKQLLKKSVEEEYRKWTSMANDNDIISHFSVPGTPLFLCLLWKMIFETNRINPIAFKILERIGARALSAHLRKFCDYLVFEVTNPAGGPHINKCVDAINDIIWKYNIVTIDRLVLCLVLRPNPDGNESQVCLYIIQLLLLKGSELRNRAQDFVKENSPEHWKQNNWYERHSTFHRKYPEKFAPEETSGAYGGPIPVYLSNVCLRFIPVMDIVVHRYLEIPQVSKNLEQLLEHLGYLYKFHDRPVTFLYNTLHYYESKLRDKPLLKRKLVNAVLGSLKDVRSAGWATTETFQTYLAKNEVEATTWAPDLNYYLSLINRMVDNHHINDFFNEIPAMMGNSHFPNTDWRFNEYPNPSAHCLYVTCVELMSLPVTPNIVGNSLLDVVTKGFVVIPSTKIQLWINAIGIIMAALPDPYWTVIHDRILELITNNDMVEWSYPHTPFQLFNLTTTNDAMLENKYSLTLALAHAVWYHAGAGQIMQVPTFVKDKISPEIRTEMQLIFLCHLVGPYLQRFNSDLSRAVMDITIALYELLAHIDKTQPHLQYIDPICDLLYHIKYMFVGDTMKNEVESVIRKLRPALQMRLRFITHLNVEQINTA; this is translated from the exons atggcCGATTCACAAGTGGCCAATATTGTGAATGAAATTTTG AGAGTGGAAACTGTAGAGGAGGCTTTCAGCTGTTTCCTGGTACATAAACAGGATCAAGAAAATGAGAGGTTATCTGTATACCAAAAGAAATTGTGTGCCGTCATGAGTACCCCCAGTGCAGATTTACAGGAGTCTGCTATTCGTCAATATTTGACTCTGACTGCAGTTCTCACAAATAGATACAAAATGAAACAGCTTTTGGGGCTTTTagaaaatttagtaaatacaaATGTACTTCAGGCAAG aatgtTGTGTGATTGCATATTAACAAGTGAAaaacttgtatataaaaatagtgatTATTGgattgaatgttttaatttgatcaGAAGAATTATTGGTGGTGTCGACTACAAGGGGGTTCGAGAAATAATGAAG GGATGCCGAGAAAAAGCTCAAACACTGCCTGTCAGATTAAACTCAAGCACTATGCCACAAATGAAAGCTTTGTATAATGTGATTGAGTACATCTTTGATCGCAATGCTTCATTGCTGCCTGCCTACTTTATTGTCACAGAGATTCAAAAAGACTATCCCGACAATAACCATTGGCCGCATTGG CAACTCGCAAAACTTCTCACAATGTTTGTTGAAAGTTTTAAGCCATGTGCTCAAATGGTTTCCATCATTGGTCACTCACAAATGCTACCGGTGGTTGAATTTTCTGGATATGCTGATCATCTCATAAATCCTTGGAGATTAGATCCTACAACTTTAAAGTTCTCTCTCAAGGGGAATCTGCCATATGATGATGAACTATTGAAACCTCAAATTGCACTACTCAGACATGTCTTACAACAGCCTTATTCTAGAGATATGATGTGCTCAATGTTAGGTCTACAGAAACAGCACAAACAGCGTTGTATCGCACTAGAGGATCAATTAGTGGAATTAATGATATTGCCGATGGAGAGAAGTGAACAAGAGAATGAAGATGATGAGATGTCTTCAACTCACTGGTGTTGGTTACATTTATCATCGCAagtcatatatttaatacttataggATTTGCATCTTTTCCTAACATTGTAATGGGActtcataacaaattaattGGTCATGATCTAAAGAAAGGTCGGGATCACCTCATGTGGGtacttttacaatttatatctgGAAGCATACAGAGAAACCCACTATCGAATTTCTTGCCTATCATCAAATTGCACGAGTTACTTTATCCAGAAAAGGAACCTTTGCCCGTTCCTGACTGTACAAGAGCACACTGCACACACCAAATGGCTGTTGTCTGTATATGGATGCATTTGTTGAAAAAAGCCGAGTCTGAACACAAGACTATGACGATGCCTCAGAATCTTAAAGTTCAATATGA ATTTCTACAACATCTTATGACATCAAACAACACACCGACTCTAATGGGCTCGGACTACAGAATAGCTTTACTCTGTAATGCCTATTCAACTAATCAAGAATACTATTCCAGACCAATGGGTATAATTATAGAGACATTATTCGGAAGTCAGAAAGCCATGCCTAATGGCAATCCAGCCACACCTTTACCGACTGTTCCGTTGTCAATGTGTATTTTGGACAGCTTAACTTTGCACTGTAAGATGTCATTAATTCACTCAATAGTAACTCATGTGGCAAAGTTAGCTCAAAACAAGACAAATATACCAGGGAGCAATATGATGGCACCGGCTCTTGTAGAAACTTATAGCAGGCTGCTTGTTTACACAGAGATAGAATCGTTGGGTATTAAAGGGTTTATAA ATCAACTGTTACCAAACGTATTTAAGTCCCACGCTTGGGGTATTCTTCATAATTTGCTCGATATGTTCTCGTATCGAATACACCACATCCAGCCTCACTACAGGGTCACGCTTCTATCAAATATCCACTCGCTAGCTGCTTATCCACAGGCCAATCAAAATCAGCTACAGTTATG TTTTGAAAGCACAGCGTTAAGACTCATAACTAGCTTGGGCAGTTCTGGAGTCCAGCTCCAAATGTCGAGGGTCGTCTCTGAGCCGAAGTCACTCGTGTCCAGTGAGAGTGAAGAGCTCAACCGAGTACTTGTTCTCACTCTAGCGAGAGGAATATATATGACTGGAGCGG gcaACGACGGCGCGGCTGTCAAAGAATTACTGACTACGATCATGACGAACACGCCACACTTGTGGTCCCAGCACACTTTGCAATGCTTCCCGCCGGTACTCGTCGAGTTTTTCTCGCAg AATCCGGCACCCAAAGAGAACAAGCAGCTTCTAAAGAAGTCGGTAGAAGAAGAATACCGCAAGTGGACGTCTATGGCTAACGACAACGACATAATATCTCACTTCTCAGTACCCGGAACTCCGCTGTTTCTGTGTCTCTTGTGGAAGATGATTTTTGAAACCAATCGGATCAATCCTATCGCTTTCAA AATCCTGGAACGTATCGGAGCTCGTGCGTTATCGGCACACCTCCGTAAGTTTTGCGATTACCTAGTATTCGAAGTTACCAATCCCGCCGGAGGACCTCATATAAACAAGTGTGTGGACGCGATCAACGACATCATATGGAAATACAACATAGTGACGATCGACAGACTTGTTTTGTGTCTC GTCCTCCGTCCAAATCCAGATGGCAACGAGAGTCAAGTGTGCCTTTACATCATTCAGCTGTTGCTGTTGAAGGGTTCCGAACTAAGAAACAGGGCGCAGGACTTCGTCAAAGAGAACTCGCCGGAACATTGGAAGCAAAATAATTG gtACGAACGTCATTCCACCTTTCACCGCAAGTACCCAGAGAAGTTTGCTCCAGAAGAAACAAGTGGAGCTTACGGTGGACCGATACCAGTTTACCTCAGTAACGTCTGCCTACGATTCATCCCCGTGATGGACATAGTGGTGCACAGGTACTTGGAGATACCGCAGGTCAGCAAGAACCTTGAACAGCTGCTGGAACATCTGGGATATTTGTACAAGTTTCATG ATCGTCCTGTGACCTTCCTCTACAACACATTACATTATTACGAGTCCAAGTTACGTGACAAACCTCTTCTCAAACGGAAGCTAGTCAATGCTGTGCTGGGTTCGCTGAAAGATGTTAGGTCCGCCGGATGGGCCACCACGGAAACATTCCAGACCTACCTCGCTAAAAACGAGGTTGAAGCTACGACTTGGGCTCCAGATTTGAACTACTATCTAAGCTTGATTAACCGTATGGTTGATA ATCATCACATCAACGATTTCTTTAATGAAATCCCAGCGATGATGGGTAACTCGCACTTCCCAAACACGGATTGGCGTTTTAACGAATACCCTAACCCGTCCGCGCATTGCCTTTACGTGACCTGCGTGGAGTTGATGTCATTGCCAGTTACACCCAACATCGTTGGGAATAGTCTTCTGGATGTCGTCACGAAGGGCTTTGTCGTTATACCATCAACGAAAATTCAACTCTGGATAAACGCAATAGGGATCATAATGGCAGCGCTACCGGACCCGTACTGGACGGTCATACACGACCGTATTTTGGAATTGATAACAAATAACGATATGGTAGAATGGTCGTATCCGCACACTCCGTTCCAACTGTTCAATTTGACGACTACTAACGATGCAATGCTGGAGAATAAATACAGTTTGACGCTGGCTTTGGCTCACGCTGTTTGGTATCACGCTGGCGCCGGACAGATAATGCAGGTTCCTAC GTTCGTCAAAGATAAAATATCACCCGAGATACGTACAGAGATGCAACTTATTTTCCTTTGTCACCTCGTGGGACCTTACTTGCAAAGATTCAACTCGGACCTGTCCCGAGCCGTGATGGACATCACCATCGCATTGTACGAGTTGCTGGCTCATATCGACAAAACTCAACCACATTTGCAGTATATCGACCCTATCTGCGATTTGCT TTATCACATTAAATACATGTTCGTTGGCGACACAATGAAGAACGAAGTCGAAAGCGTCATACGTAAATTGCGTCCCGCTTTGCAAATGCGTCTTCGTTTCATCACGCATCTCAATGTTGAACAAATAAATACCGCCTAG